In a single window of the Niabella ginsenosidivorans genome:
- a CDS encoding sulfotransferase family protein gives MNNKVIIILGMHRSGTSLTAGWLHSCGLHIGDRLMGAGIGNVEGHYEDKDFFEAHERILSAHNLPPDGLTYKELPPLRGNEKAQLQALINKKNERHATWGWKEPRTCLFTDCYGELIPDAFYVIVFRDYRSVVSSLITRLYKSMEEDILSEQHLGFFRRYFEKRKRLKTLLQQYATHYLKIWIHYNRKILEFVQQLPVHRYRFATQHSLLQSGSSFIERVKKQWQLSELEYIPFEERYKRKLQSRVLKIAPYIQEKKLLAEARYVFSQLTKMLELQ, from the coding sequence ATGAACAACAAAGTAATTATTATTTTAGGCATGCACCGTTCCGGCACCTCATTAACCGCAGGATGGTTGCACAGTTGCGGGCTGCACATTGGCGACAGATTGATGGGCGCAGGGATCGGTAACGTTGAAGGGCATTATGAAGACAAAGATTTTTTTGAAGCCCACGAGCGCATACTCAGTGCGCATAACCTGCCGCCCGATGGATTAACTTATAAAGAATTACCTCCCTTGCGGGGAAATGAAAAAGCGCAATTGCAGGCATTGATCAATAAAAAAAACGAACGTCATGCTACATGGGGGTGGAAAGAACCAAGAACCTGCCTGTTTACGGACTGTTACGGGGAACTGATCCCCGATGCCTTTTATGTCATTGTGTTCCGGGATTACAGAAGCGTGGTCAGTTCGCTCATCACCCGCCTCTACAAGTCTATGGAGGAAGATATACTTTCAGAACAACACCTGGGTTTCTTTCGGAGATATTTTGAAAAACGAAAGCGCCTGAAAACGCTTTTACAGCAATATGCAACGCATTATTTGAAGATATGGATACATTACAACCGGAAGATCCTGGAATTTGTTCAACAGTTACCCGTACACCGGTACCGGTTTGCAACCCAGCATTCCTTGTTGCAATCCGGTTCTTCCTTTATTGAACGCGTCAAAAAACAGTGGCAGCTAAGCGAACTGGAATATATTCCGTTTGAGGAACGCTACAAAAGAAAACTGCAAAGTCGCGTTTTAAAGATAGCGCCTTATATACAGGAAAAAAAACTGCTGGCAGAAGCCCGGTATGTATTTTCACAGCTTACAAAAATGCTTGAACTGCAGTAA
- a CDS encoding nucleoside phosphorylase: protein MSRIAESELIINNRGAIYHLDLRPEELADTVVTVGDPDRVQEFSKYFDNIDVKRQHREFVTHTGTIGGKRLTVLSSGIGPDNIDIVLNELDALVNINFETREINPVFRSLNIIRVGTSGALQADIPVDSFVASTHGLGLDNLLNFYRPEETDEETQLLQSFVTHVQMQGLSAPYITGAAPSLLKHFVEGFHQGITVTCPGFYGPQGRVLRLGVRNPQLIDRLTDFRFGQHRITNFEMETSAIFGLGRLLGHNCLALNAIVANRIVKEFSKDNKAAVEQLIIRFLEIFKNHF, encoded by the coding sequence ATGAGCCGAATCGCAGAATCGGAATTAATTATCAATAACCGGGGGGCTATTTACCACCTGGACCTCCGGCCGGAAGAACTGGCCGATACCGTAGTAACCGTGGGAGATCCGGACCGGGTGCAGGAATTCAGCAAATATTTTGACAATATAGATGTAAAACGCCAGCACCGGGAGTTTGTAACCCATACCGGAACCATTGGCGGCAAGCGGCTTACGGTGCTTTCCTCGGGCATAGGGCCGGACAATATCGATATTGTGCTGAACGAGCTGGATGCATTGGTCAATATCAACTTTGAAACCCGGGAAATAAACCCGGTATTCAGATCGCTTAATATTATCCGCGTTGGCACATCCGGCGCCCTGCAGGCAGATATTCCGGTAGATAGCTTTGTAGCTTCCACCCATGGGCTGGGACTTGATAATTTACTGAATTTTTACCGCCCGGAAGAAACGGATGAGGAAACACAGCTCCTTCAGTCCTTTGTTACGCATGTGCAGATGCAGGGCCTCAGCGCACCTTATATTACAGGTGCCGCCCCCTCCCTGCTGAAACATTTTGTAGAGGGCTTTCACCAGGGCATTACCGTTACCTGCCCGGGGTTCTATGGCCCGCAGGGACGCGTACTGCGGTTAGGGGTGCGGAACCCGCAACTCATCGATCGCCTAACGGATTTCCGTTTCGGCCAGCACCGCATCACCAATTTTGAAATGGAAACCTCGGCCATCTTTGGGTTGGGACGGTTACTGGGCCATAATTGCCTGGCCCTAAACGCCATTGTGGCCAATCGCATTGTTAAGGAGTTCAGCAAGGATAACAAGGCGGCTGTTGAACAACTGATCATCAGATTTCTGGAAATTTTTAAAAATCATTTTTAA
- the dapF gene encoding diaminopimelate epimerase: MEITFYKYQGTGNDFVLADNRRNHCSRLTEEQIKHICDRRFGIGADGFMLLNEKEGYDFEMVYYNADGWEGSMCGNGGRCIVKFANDLGIKKNRYVFLATDGPHEATLEGDAVSLKMKDVEGIRKYKTDSVLNTGSPHYVQLEPDVMSLDVVKEGQRIRYSKEYTDEGINVNFVQVKEDGSLIVRTYERGVENETYSCGTGVTAAALVFHHNDNGFNSIDIETIGGKLNVRYHRELDGSFNNIWLKGPALQVFKGTINITGHD; encoded by the coding sequence ATGGAAATAACATTTTACAAATACCAGGGCACGGGAAACGATTTTGTGCTGGCAGATAACCGGCGGAACCATTGTTCCCGTCTCACAGAAGAACAGATAAAACACATCTGCGACCGGCGTTTTGGCATCGGTGCAGACGGGTTCATGTTATTAAATGAAAAAGAAGGCTATGATTTTGAAATGGTCTACTATAATGCAGACGGGTGGGAAGGAAGCATGTGTGGTAATGGTGGGCGCTGTATTGTAAAATTTGCAAACGACCTGGGCATTAAAAAAAACAGGTATGTATTCCTGGCCACAGACGGGCCACATGAGGCCACTCTTGAGGGGGATGCGGTTTCCCTGAAAATGAAAGATGTGGAGGGCATCCGGAAATACAAAACAGATTCGGTGCTTAATACCGGGTCTCCGCATTATGTGCAACTGGAGCCGGACGTCATGAGCCTGGATGTAGTTAAAGAAGGGCAAAGAATCCGTTACAGCAAAGAATATACAGATGAAGGCATTAATGTAAACTTTGTGCAGGTAAAAGAAGACGGCAGCCTGATCGTTCGTACCTATGAGCGCGGCGTGGAAAATGAAACCTACTCCTGTGGCACCGGTGTAACCGCTGCAGCGCTGGTATTTCATCATAACGACAACGGATTTAACTCGATAGATATTGAGACCATCGGAGGAAAGCTGAATGTCCGCTATCACCGGGAACTGGATGGTTCCTTTAACAACATCTGGCTGAAAGGCCCTGCCCTGCAGGTATTTAAGGGCACCATAAATATAACAGGACATGATTAA
- a CDS encoding magnesium transporter CorA family protein, translating into MIKYFKNIDHETVEISEPENDSWVNVVPPLKQEEFYELSEKLEIPIDFLTDSLDIDERSRFEEDDNVKLLVIKTPTDNNSFNESDADYITIPIIIILTHNHIVTVNSFENPAIKKFLTTFQNRQPDKKSLMVVKIIEKIIQNFMEYLKEINRKRGIIERNFYTDHKNEHLQELMRLQKSLVYFVAALRSNELLLAKLQRTGFLSLTEEETESLEDLMVDNSQALEMANIYTNILNSSMTTFGHVIANNQNLYLKKLVIVIILLSIPLLTACIFSMNVYNGLEGAAYPFYIIASFSFLVILVLALLAFRKKLF; encoded by the coding sequence ATGATTAAGTATTTCAAAAATATCGACCATGAAACGGTTGAGATCTCTGAGCCGGAAAATGACAGCTGGGTCAATGTGGTTCCCCCTCTAAAGCAGGAAGAGTTCTATGAGCTTTCTGAAAAGCTGGAGATCCCCATTGACTTTTTAACAGATTCGCTGGATATAGATGAACGCAGCCGCTTTGAGGAAGACGATAACGTAAAACTGCTTGTAATAAAAACCCCTACAGATAATAATTCCTTTAACGAAAGCGATGCGGATTATATTACCATTCCCATCATCATTATCCTTACCCATAACCATATTGTAACCGTTAATTCCTTTGAGAACCCCGCCATTAAAAAATTCCTGACCACATTTCAAAACCGTCAGCCGGATAAAAAAAGCCTTATGGTGGTCAAGATCATTGAAAAGATCATCCAGAATTTTATGGAATACCTGAAGGAAATTAACCGGAAGCGGGGCATCATTGAACGGAATTTTTATACCGATCATAAAAATGAGCACCTGCAGGAACTGATGCGCTTACAAAAAAGCCTGGTGTATTTTGTAGCAGCGCTTCGTTCCAATGAGCTGCTGCTGGCCAAATTACAACGTACCGGATTCCTGAGCCTTACCGAAGAAGAGACTGAATCACTCGAAGACCTGATGGTAGATAACTCACAGGCATTGGAAATGGCAAACATATATACCAATATTTTAAACAGCAGTATGACCACCTTTGGCCATGTTATTGCCAACAACCAGAACCTGTATTTAAAAAAGCTGGTTATAGTCATTATACTTTTAAGCATACCGCTTTTAACCGCCTGTATTTTCAGCATGAACGTGTACAACGGGCTTGAAGGGGCTGCCTACCCGTTCTATATTATTGCTTCTTTCTCATTCCTAGTTATACTTGTACTGGCCCTGCTGGCCTTCAGAAAAAAACTATTCTAA
- a CDS encoding NUDIX domain-containing protein, with protein sequence MAFNIRVYGVLVNDNKQVLVSDERILNNDEVTKFPGGGLELGEGPVDCLVRECREEMNAEVKVTGHLYTTDFFQQSAFNEQHQLISIYYLLAPVTPLMYPVSNGAPVFPDHVSENFRFIDWDYFSPGTMTLPVDKIAAQVLKEKYG encoded by the coding sequence ATGGCTTTCAACATCCGGGTTTACGGGGTCCTGGTCAATGATAACAAACAGGTTCTGGTAAGTGATGAACGGATACTGAATAATGATGAAGTAACCAAATTCCCCGGCGGCGGTCTTGAGCTGGGAGAAGGACCTGTAGACTGCCTGGTACGGGAATGCAGGGAGGAAATGAATGCGGAGGTAAAAGTGACCGGGCATTTATACACAACAGACTTCTTTCAGCAGTCTGCTTTTAATGAGCAGCACCAGCTTATTTCCATTTATTACCTGCTGGCACCCGTTACCCCGCTTATGTACCCGGTTAGCAACGGCGCTCCTGTTTTCCCGGATCATGTATCAGAAAATTTCCGTTTTATTGACTGGGATTATTTTTCACCGGGCACAATGACATTGCCTGTTGATAAAATTGCCGCGCAGGTACTTAAAGAGAAATACGGTTGA
- a CDS encoding TolC family protein — protein MKRFFVILGCIGISMGIRAQQTTYTLEQCIDIALKNNLLVSQAENQAGRDEISRKQARLNMLPNLNASVNHGWFFGRSIDNTTNSYVDNNFYSGSYNIGGDVALFRGGYLQNTARQLSMNAQASKMSWQQQKDNITLNTILAYLQFMNAQDLLTQSISQATLSEKQVKRLTVMDSSGAIKPSDLFDLQGQYANDEASIINAKRDVENSKIAICQNMNIPYDSSIVFERIAVPDLFEKVATDANTAYHSALERFSQVKVAEFSLKSAEYGLKAARSQLYPSLSMGYGLGSNYAQSGGRLTDQLKNNSNKNIGLTLSIPIFNNLQARNNVKTAKLFLKDAQQNDQATKTELQQNIQTAYINMTAAYDRYKKLLERVTALQQSYQAAEARFNVGVWNSVEYLTVKTNLDRANIDLIGGRYEYLLRVKIYNYYQGISPEEMKH, from the coding sequence ATGAAAAGATTTTTTGTCATTTTGGGCTGCATAGGCATTAGTATGGGAATAAGGGCGCAGCAAACAACGTACACACTGGAACAATGCATTGATATTGCCCTTAAAAACAACCTGCTGGTTAGCCAGGCTGAGAACCAGGCCGGACGGGATGAGATCAGCAGGAAACAGGCACGGCTGAATATGCTGCCCAACCTGAATGCCTCCGTAAACCATGGCTGGTTTTTTGGACGTAGTATTGATAATACCACAAACAGCTATGTGGATAATAACTTCTATTCCGGTAGTTATAATATAGGAGGGGATGTAGCGCTTTTCCGGGGGGGCTACCTGCAGAACACAGCCAGGCAGTTATCAATGAATGCACAGGCATCAAAGATGAGCTGGCAGCAACAAAAAGATAATATCACACTTAACACCATACTGGCATACCTGCAGTTTATGAATGCACAGGACCTGCTTACACAAAGCATTAGTCAGGCAACGTTGTCTGAAAAACAGGTAAAACGGCTGACAGTAATGGACTCCAGCGGGGCTATAAAACCTTCAGACCTGTTTGACCTGCAGGGGCAGTACGCAAATGATGAGGCGTCTATCATTAACGCAAAAAGAGATGTGGAAAACAGCAAGATTGCCATTTGCCAGAATATGAATATTCCTTATGACAGCAGCATCGTATTTGAACGGATCGCCGTTCCTGACCTGTTTGAAAAAGTGGCCACAGATGCCAATACGGCCTATCATAGCGCCCTGGAGCGCTTTTCCCAGGTAAAAGTGGCGGAGTTTTCCCTTAAGAGCGCAGAATACGGTTTAAAGGCTGCCCGGTCGCAATTATATCCTTCCCTGAGCATGGGTTATGGGCTTGGAAGTAATTATGCACAATCCGGAGGCCGTCTTACTGACCAGCTCAAAAATAACAGCAACAAAAATATAGGGCTCACCCTGTCTATACCCATTTTTAATAATTTACAGGCAAGGAACAATGTAAAAACAGCAAAATTATTTCTAAAGGATGCGCAGCAGAACGATCAGGCAACAAAAACAGAGCTGCAGCAGAATATTCAAACGGCATATATTAATATGACCGCCGCATATGACCGGTATAAAAAATTACTGGAACGTGTAACTGCATTGCAGCAATCTTACCAGGCCGCAGAGGCCCGGTTTAATGTGGGCGTATGGAATTCTGTTGAATACTTAACCGTAAAAACAAACCTGGACCGCGCAAACATAGACCTGATAGGGGGCAGGTATGAATACCTGCTGCGTGTGAAGATCTACAATTATTACCAGGGCATTTCCCCGGAGGAAATGAAGCATTGA
- a CDS encoding ABC transporter ATP-binding protein, with product MLLSLKGIYKWVNTGINRTFLLKDIHLDIDEGEFVSVMGPSGSGKSTLLNVIGMLDDFDEGEYHFMGEAVQTLKEKQRTALYKQYIGFVFQAYHLIDELTVYENIETPLLYKGIKTSERKAMVADMLDRFNIVGKKDLFPTQLSGGQQQLVGIARALIGSPKLLLADEPTGNLNSKQGAEIMELFKQLNQEGVTIIQVTHSEKNAEYGARIIHLLDGHIDKSAR from the coding sequence ATGTTATTATCATTAAAAGGAATTTACAAGTGGGTGAATACAGGAATCAATCGCACTTTTTTATTAAAGGATATTCACCTGGATATTGATGAAGGGGAATTTGTATCAGTGATGGGGCCCTCCGGCTCCGGTAAATCTACCTTGCTGAATGTAATTGGCATGCTGGATGATTTTGATGAAGGCGAATATCATTTTATGGGCGAAGCGGTACAGACGCTTAAAGAAAAACAGCGTACCGCTTTGTACAAACAATATATCGGATTTGTGTTCCAGGCCTATCATTTGATTGATGAGCTCACTGTTTATGAAAATATTGAAACGCCGCTGTTGTATAAAGGAATTAAAACATCAGAACGCAAAGCCATGGTAGCCGATATGCTGGACCGTTTTAATATTGTTGGTAAAAAAGACCTGTTCCCCACCCAGTTATCCGGTGGCCAGCAGCAATTGGTGGGTATTGCAAGAGCGCTGATCGGCAGCCCGAAATTATTACTGGCAGACGAGCCCACCGGTAACCTGAACTCAAAACAGGGAGCAGAAATTATGGAGCTGTTTAAACAGCTGAACCAGGAGGGGGTAACCATTATACAGGTAACCCATTCAGAAAAAAATGCAGAATACGGAGCGCGCATTATTCATTTATTAGACGGGCATATTGATAAAAGTGCAAGATAA
- a CDS encoding ABC transporter permease, whose protein sequence is MLQNYLKTLIRTFKKNRLATAINIIGLTVAFACAILLLLRVRFEFSFDNFYPDQGRLYKVYSFSNQPEGKVYSASMPYPIEAAVKKENIGVEQASLFIWGGRAIRYEKKEMSQNVRLVGTDFINLFSLPVVAGNRQTPLGSSNDLVLTAAAAKRIFGTEDPVGKKMEVNIWDKWVTLTVSAVVKDLPKNSSLDFDLLASYQLHPDYAEVKNKWNWTSADLYVKLTPGANVADFEKRLQYIALRNGMSDTAYARKSGFFKDANGNYVGMGALPVKELHFNSEMGSNNAVSKPFLFVLILIASVMLLIACFNFVNLNIGVSLTRTKEIGVRKCLGAQKRQVWLQVWSESFLMILLSVLSGSGIALLLMNKFNQLFGANIDASLFLNPVVLFSLLLLTFLISLIASGYPSVLMARLKTTEVLKGKLSVKRKGLLRNALIVVQFVIAVVLICATLIIYRQFQHLRKAPLGYNKDALVSVPIKGTENGHAVVTKMRTLLSAQSSVESISASSVNLGLGEDGSTSTTGFGFDFNGRTVFTNFMSADFDIVRTLGIPLKSGRDFSVEYASDTSNNVIVTESMAKQLGIGDPIGRKVLYDSSQAPWVIVGVIPDFQLYSMYNKRAPLTIGVNKASDSYLLIRINTKNPVATMDLIKKAYKEAEPGAEFRGSFVSENVDRWYRSEQQLSRMFTVAAVIAVVLSCMGLFGMAFIIVGQRTREIGVRKMLGASVSSIAMLVSREFIQPVFIAIIIATPIALWVLNKWLQHFTYRVPVTWWVFAVAGMTALCIAIITVSAQAIKAAYTNPVETLRTE, encoded by the coding sequence ATGCTCCAGAATTATTTAAAAACCTTAATCAGAACATTTAAAAAGAACCGGCTGGCAACGGCCATTAATATCATTGGGCTTACAGTGGCGTTTGCCTGTGCCATTTTGCTACTGTTGCGGGTTCGTTTTGAGTTTTCATTCGATAATTTTTATCCGGATCAGGGACGTCTTTATAAAGTTTACAGTTTCAGTAATCAACCGGAAGGAAAAGTATACTCCGCTTCCATGCCTTATCCCATTGAAGCGGCCGTTAAAAAAGAGAATATAGGAGTGGAGCAGGCGTCACTTTTCATATGGGGCGGACGTGCCATCCGTTATGAAAAAAAAGAGATGAGCCAGAATGTACGATTGGTGGGTACGGACTTTATCAACCTGTTTTCATTGCCGGTAGTGGCGGGGAACCGCCAAACACCCCTGGGTTCTTCTAATGACCTGGTGCTGACAGCAGCGGCTGCAAAACGGATCTTTGGAACAGAAGACCCGGTAGGTAAAAAAATGGAGGTCAATATCTGGGATAAATGGGTGACCCTCACGGTTTCTGCTGTGGTAAAAGACCTGCCCAAAAACAGCTCTTTGGATTTTGACCTGTTGGCATCTTACCAATTGCACCCGGATTATGCGGAAGTTAAGAATAAGTGGAACTGGACCAGCGCCGATCTTTATGTAAAGCTCACCCCCGGCGCTAATGTAGCTGATTTTGAAAAACGCCTGCAATATATAGCACTGCGGAACGGAATGAGCGATACCGCCTACGCAAGAAAATCGGGGTTTTTTAAAGATGCGAATGGCAATTATGTGGGCATGGGCGCTTTACCAGTGAAGGAGCTTCATTTTAATAGTGAAATGGGATCCAATAATGCCGTGAGCAAACCTTTTTTATTTGTGTTGATATTGATTGCCTCGGTAATGCTGTTAATTGCCTGTTTTAACTTTGTAAATCTGAACATAGGTGTTTCTTTAACGCGCACAAAAGAAATAGGGGTACGCAAATGCCTTGGAGCTCAAAAAAGGCAGGTATGGCTCCAGGTTTGGAGTGAGAGTTTTCTTATGATATTGCTTTCAGTACTATCGGGTTCTGGAATTGCGTTACTGTTGATGAATAAGTTCAACCAGTTATTTGGTGCAAATATTGATGCTTCTTTATTTTTAAATCCTGTAGTACTATTCTCGTTACTGTTATTGACCTTTCTTATTTCATTGATCGCTTCCGGGTATCCATCTGTTTTAATGGCGCGGTTAAAAACCACGGAAGTGTTAAAAGGAAAATTAAGTGTTAAAAGAAAAGGGCTTCTCAGAAATGCACTGATTGTGGTGCAGTTTGTGATTGCCGTGGTATTGATTTGCGCTACCCTTATTATATACCGGCAATTCCAGCATTTACGTAAAGCGCCGCTGGGCTATAATAAAGATGCCCTTGTTTCTGTTCCCATCAAAGGAACGGAAAATGGACATGCGGTAGTAACAAAAATGCGCACCCTGCTGTCGGCACAATCTTCTGTTGAAAGTATTTCGGCAAGCTCGGTTAACCTGGGCCTGGGAGAAGATGGCAGTACATCTACCACCGGCTTTGGATTCGATTTTAACGGCCGCACCGTTTTCACGAATTTTATGTCTGCTGATTTTGATATTGTCAGGACACTTGGAATTCCTTTAAAGTCAGGAAGAGATTTTTCAGTGGAATATGCGTCCGACACATCAAATAATGTTATTGTAACCGAAAGTATGGCAAAGCAATTGGGCATCGGTGATCCGATCGGGCGGAAGGTTTTATATGACAGTTCCCAAGCTCCCTGGGTCATTGTAGGTGTTATTCCGGATTTCCAGTTGTACTCCATGTATAATAAAAGAGCGCCGTTAACCATTGGCGTCAATAAAGCATCTGACAGTTACCTGTTGATACGTATTAACACTAAAAACCCCGTTGCCACTATGGACCTTATTAAAAAGGCCTATAAGGAAGCCGAGCCTGGCGCGGAGTTCCGGGGCTCCTTTGTAAGTGAGAATGTAGACCGCTGGTACCGGTCGGAGCAGCAGTTGTCCAGGATGTTTACGGTAGCTGCTGTTATAGCTGTTGTGTTGTCCTGTATGGGGCTGTTCGGAATGGCCTTTATCATAGTGGGGCAGCGTACCCGGGAGATCGGTGTGCGCAAGATGTTGGGCGCTTCCGTAAGCAGTATTGCTATGTTAGTAAGCAGGGAGTTTATTCAGCCGGTTTTTATAGCAATAATTATAGCAACGCCAATTGCCTTATGGGTATTGAACAAGTGGCTGCAGCATTTTACCTACCGGGTACCTGTTACCTGGTGGGTATTTGCCGTGGCTGGAATGACTGCGCTCTGTATTGCAATTATAACAGTAAGCGCACAGGCAATAAAGGCGGCATATACCAACCCCGTCGAAACATTGCGAACGGAGTGA
- a CDS encoding ABC transporter permease produces MLKNYIKIAWRNIVKRKSLAVINLLCLSIGFCFALVIGVYITQQKSINQQFRNIAHQYILRSNRKPEDMGTSITNPAPFSKALKEEYPNLVKNYYRYNPVTNVVSAGDQSFRENIAIGDTNFVSMYGLPVLYGNPERAFDNVNAAVVTASFAKKMFGTENAIGKTIAVQTVVEHVKQDYTISAVIKDLPYNSVFNQGYFEGYTVFVPGIGNKYYGFGDPLTGWTNNSCVAMVELQDGVLPKDLIGPSKQLLAKYTPDFFQKNLTVEYAAVKDFYLHDNDNAVERMITILSIISIFILMMAIFNFVNISTAAATYRVREIGLRKVFGSKRVQIALQFLMEAWLLALAGGVLALFLYETTRPWFSGVLGTEMISVWHFRVQQYAGFVLMVAAIGFLAGAYPAFSVARSGTAISVKGKPQTANSGLLFRRIVLIVQFSMAILVFIGAAIVNKQVHFIFNRDTGYNKDQLMVLTAFPKQWDSVGVQKMDAIKQGLLQLPEVTSATLSFDLPDRTQGAMNLLPVNESARPIVVPSFVGDEDYGQTFRLRMKEGNFLNHKKNFVPGQIVINETAARLLGLDNGAVGKQLRTPEGAVYTVTGVVKDYNAATLREAIKPLAICHVKDAPGYRYLTLKLKYATAGAVARIKQEWQKLSPGNPFEYSFMDDKFAALYKSELQLKKAATTATVLSLIIVFLGVFGVVSIMLMKRDKEIAVRKVLGAGLAHIFALFITEYSWLILIANLISWPLAYYFISQWLKSYAYYTEQGISAYVSVAFIIFGLVCLLVAGRTFKTALENPVKSLRNE; encoded by the coding sequence ATGCTAAAAAACTACATAAAGATCGCATGGCGGAATATAGTAAAACGCAAGTCGCTGGCTGTAATTAACCTGTTATGCCTTTCTATTGGTTTTTGCTTTGCGCTGGTCATTGGTGTTTATATTACACAACAAAAAAGCATAAACCAGCAATTCAGGAATATTGCGCATCAGTACATCCTCCGCAGCAACCGGAAGCCCGAAGATATGGGTACTTCCATTACCAACCCGGCCCCCTTTTCCAAAGCGCTGAAGGAGGAGTATCCCAACCTTGTTAAAAATTATTATCGGTATAACCCGGTAACAAACGTTGTATCAGCAGGAGACCAGTCCTTCAGGGAGAACATCGCTATCGGGGATACCAATTTTGTTTCGATGTATGGTCTGCCTGTTTTGTATGGCAACCCTGAAAGAGCCTTTGATAATGTGAATGCAGCAGTAGTGACCGCCTCGTTTGCCAAAAAAATGTTTGGCACCGAAAATGCAATTGGAAAAACAATTGCTGTTCAAACCGTTGTTGAGCATGTAAAACAGGATTATACTATTTCTGCCGTAATAAAAGACCTGCCTTATAATTCTGTTTTTAACCAGGGATATTTTGAGGGGTATACAGTATTTGTGCCAGGGATTGGTAACAAATATTATGGTTTCGGAGATCCGCTTACAGGCTGGACCAATAACAGCTGTGTTGCCATGGTTGAATTACAGGATGGTGTTTTGCCAAAAGATCTGATAGGGCCATCGAAACAGCTGCTTGCAAAATATACACCGGATTTCTTTCAAAAAAACCTTACGGTGGAATATGCTGCGGTAAAAGATTTTTACCTGCATGATAATGACAATGCGGTAGAACGGATGATCACCATCCTTAGTATCATCAGCATTTTTATCCTGATGATGGCCATTTTTAATTTTGTGAATATCAGTACTGCGGCGGCAACTTACCGGGTCAGGGAAATAGGATTGCGAAAGGTTTTTGGCAGTAAACGCGTGCAGATTGCTCTTCAATTCCTTATGGAAGCATGGCTGTTGGCTCTTGCCGGTGGTGTTTTGGCCCTTTTCCTGTATGAAACCACCCGGCCCTGGTTTTCCGGCGTGCTCGGAACGGAGATGATATCCGTATGGCATTTTAGAGTGCAGCAATATGCAGGGTTCGTTTTAATGGTAGCGGCTATTGGTTTTTTAGCCGGGGCTTATCCTGCGTTTTCTGTTGCCAGATCCGGTACGGCTATATCGGTTAAAGGCAAACCCCAGACAGCCAATTCAGGACTGCTATTCCGGCGCATAGTATTGATTGTTCAATTTTCGATGGCCATTCTTGTTTTTATTGGTGCCGCTATTGTGAACAAACAGGTGCATTTTATTTTCAACCGTGATACAGGATATAATAAAGATCAGCTGATGGTGCTGACTGCTTTTCCAAAACAATGGGATAGTGTGGGGGTGCAGAAAATGGACGCCATCAAACAGGGCTTATTGCAATTGCCGGAAGTGACCAGCGCTACGCTTAGTTTTGACTTACCGGACAGAACGCAGGGCGCTATGAATTTACTGCCTGTAAACGAAAGTGCCCGGCCAATCGTGGTTCCGTCTTTTGTAGGTGATGAGGATTATGGGCAAACATTCCGGTTGCGCATGAAAGAAGGCAATTTCCTGAATCACAAAAAGAATTTTGTTCCCGGCCAAATAGTGATCAATGAAACCGCTGCCCGTTTGCTGGGACTGGATAATGGTGCTGTTGGTAAACAGCTTAGAACTCCGGAAGGTGCTGTATATACTGTTACGGGAGTTGTAAAGGATTACAATGCGGCTACCCTGCGGGAAGCTATTAAGCCGCTTGCCATTTGTCATGTAAAAGATGCCCCGGGCTATCGTTACCTTACGTTGAAATTGAAGTACGCCACGGCAGGTGCTGTGGCAAGGATAAAACAGGAATGGCAAAAACTTTCCCCGGGGAATCCATTTGAATACAGTTTTATGGATGATAAGTTTGCAGCACTTTATAAATCGGAACTCCAGTTAAAAAAGGCAGCGACAACAGCCACGGTTTTGAGTCTTATAATCGTGTTCCTGGGTGTTTTTGGAGTAGTTTCCATAATGCTGATGAAGCGGGATAAGGAAATAGCAGTGCGGAAAGTTTTAGGCGCCGGTCTTGCCCATATTTTTGCATTGTTTATAACAGAATACAGCTGGTTGATCTTAATTGCCAATCTGATTTCCTGGCCGCTGGCGTATTATTTTATTTCCCAGTGGCTGAAAAGTTATGCCTATTATACAGAACAAGGTATTAGCGCCTATGTCAGCGTCGCTTTTATCATATTTGGATTGGTCTGTTTACTAGTTGCCGGAAGAACGTTTAAAACTGCGCTGGAAAATCCTGTAAAGAGTTTAAGGAACGAGTGA